In the Lepidochelys kempii isolate rLepKem1 chromosome 3, rLepKem1.hap2, whole genome shotgun sequence genome, one interval contains:
- the ADAT2 gene encoding tRNA-specific adenosine deaminase 2 isoform X2: MVAIDQVLDWCHQHNKDPSEVFAHTVLYVTVEPCIMCAAALRLMKIPLVVYGCQNERFGGCGSVLNISSANLTDPGEPFQCIAGYRAEEAVDMLKTFYRQENPNAPKSKVRKKECNK; encoded by the exons ATGGTAGCAATCGATCAGGTCCTAGACTGGTGTCATCAACACAACAAGGATCCTTCGGAAGTTTTTGCACACACAGTGTTGTATGTAACTGTAGAGCCTTGTATTATGTGTGCAGCTGCCCTGCGCTTGATGA AAATCCCACTGGTTGTATATGGCTGTCAAAATGAGCGATTTGGAGGTTGTGGCTCAGTCTTGAACATCTCCTCTGCTAACTTAACAGACCCTGGGGAGCCATTTCAG TGCATTGCTGGTTATCGCGCTGAagaagcagtggacatgttaaaAACCTTCTACAGACAAGAAAATCCAAATG CACCGAAATCAAAAGTACGGAAAAAGGAATGCAATAAGTGA